The Desulfosporosinus acidiphilus SJ4 genome has a window encoding:
- a CDS encoding IS1182 family transposase, which produces MFSIRQERLFSLEEILEMSPKESYPLLLDPLNITPLLRVVSKKAFLGAPTTLNYSAMIYSLFIRVIERIPTIKDLRKRLKNSLEFRFDCGFTMADAVPSESSYTRMIQKIKGSSALEKIQNELVSQAFQEGFIDGDVIAIDATHIEARDRKPEKKKDEEVPVKQTSKKRGRKPKSEREKWLKEQQELEENRPLFEKKIEAQLPLDFKTIEQQIPQDPHWGIKKNSEGKNVFWFGFKGHLLVDCKSQYILKSLLSSGNVNDGKMAIPLLKALHELHPQLKPSYSLLDAGYDYSPIYQQAKAMGSRALIDYNPRNEQLPEDKDKYFCPKCQEGHSYRYDSYDSRYDTLKYTQPKKCKECPLKENNQCQKVFKVKVSSDPRKYTVPARGSGRYFELYKQRTAVERVNAYLKEYFQLNNIRHRGNVAKIDFEFSILTYTLCKLAVDRLNKFKRIAAA; this is translated from the coding sequence ATGTTTAGTATTCGCCAAGAACGTCTATTTTCCTTGGAAGAAATCTTAGAAATGTCACCGAAAGAATCGTATCCGCTTCTATTGGATCCGCTGAATATTACTCCTTTGTTGAGAGTGGTTTCAAAAAAGGCATTTTTGGGAGCTCCAACCACGCTTAACTATTCAGCCATGATCTATTCTTTATTCATTCGAGTGATCGAACGAATTCCTACGATCAAAGATTTACGAAAACGATTAAAAAACAGCTTGGAATTCCGTTTCGACTGCGGCTTTACGATGGCTGATGCAGTTCCTAGCGAGTCCTCTTATACTCGAATGATTCAAAAAATCAAGGGTTCTTCTGCTTTGGAAAAAATTCAAAATGAACTAGTCTCTCAGGCGTTTCAAGAAGGCTTCATCGATGGGGATGTTATAGCCATCGATGCTACTCATATTGAAGCGAGAGACCGTAAACCTGAGAAAAAGAAAGACGAAGAGGTTCCAGTCAAGCAAACCTCCAAAAAACGCGGACGAAAACCCAAATCGGAACGGGAGAAATGGCTCAAAGAACAACAGGAACTGGAAGAGAATCGACCCCTCTTTGAGAAGAAAATTGAAGCTCAACTTCCTCTTGATTTCAAGACGATCGAACAGCAAATCCCGCAAGATCCTCACTGGGGAATTAAGAAAAACTCCGAGGGCAAAAACGTCTTTTGGTTCGGGTTCAAAGGTCATCTTCTCGTGGACTGTAAAAGCCAATACATTTTAAAGTCCTTACTTTCCTCGGGAAATGTCAATGATGGCAAAATGGCGATTCCTCTACTCAAGGCTCTTCATGAACTTCACCCCCAGCTGAAGCCTTCCTATTCGCTTTTGGATGCTGGTTACGATTACAGCCCAATTTACCAACAAGCAAAAGCCATGGGGTCAAGGGCCCTGATTGATTACAATCCACGCAATGAACAACTACCCGAAGACAAGGACAAATACTTTTGCCCTAAGTGTCAAGAAGGTCATTCCTACCGATATGATAGCTATGATTCCCGATACGACACGTTGAAATATACTCAACCCAAGAAGTGCAAAGAGTGTCCTCTGAAAGAAAACAACCAGTGTCAAAAGGTATTCAAGGTTAAGGTTTCCTCAGACCCCAGAAAATACACCGTTCCAGCCAGAGGAAGTGGGCGCTACTTTGAACTCTATAAACAGAGAACAGCCGTAGAACGTGTTAATGCTTATCTCAAAGAGTACTTTCAGTTAAACAACATTCGACATCGAGGAAACGTAGCCAAAATCGACTTCGAGTTTTCTATCCTGACCTATACCCTCTGCAAATTAGCCGTAGACCGATTGAACAAGTTCAAACGTATAGCTGCAGCATAA